Proteins from one Comamonas flocculans genomic window:
- a CDS encoding class I SAM-dependent methyltransferase, which translates to MDPIPAQAPAHAAPDNPLAGHLRALIAQAGGWLSFDRFMQQALYAPGMGYYANDLRKFGAMPGSGSDFVTAPELSPLFGQVLAAQVQEALEATGTDEVWEFGAGSGALAAQLLQHLGASLRRYTIVDVSGALRVRQQQTLERFGKRVAWADHLPARMRGVVLGNEVLDAMPVRLLQRSGGRWHERGVALQGEAFVWSDRPSVLRPPAEVAGEHDYLTEIHPQAEGFMRTLAQHLQQGAAFFIDYGFPEAEYYHPQRDQGTLVCHRAHRVDAEPLRDVGLKDITAHLNFTGLALAAQEAGLQVLGYTSQAHFLMNNGFLSNLEQLTQVQQAPALKLVLEHEMGELFKVLALGAGPAWQPRGFAAGDRSHRL; encoded by the coding sequence ATGGATCCGATTCCCGCCCAAGCCCCTGCGCACGCTGCGCCGGACAACCCGCTGGCCGGGCACCTTCGCGCCCTGATCGCGCAGGCCGGCGGCTGGTTGAGCTTTGATCGCTTCATGCAGCAGGCGCTCTATGCGCCCGGCATGGGCTATTACGCCAACGACCTGCGCAAGTTCGGCGCCATGCCGGGCAGCGGCAGCGACTTCGTCACCGCGCCCGAGCTCTCGCCCCTGTTTGGCCAGGTGCTGGCCGCGCAGGTGCAGGAGGCGCTCGAGGCCACCGGCACCGACGAGGTCTGGGAGTTCGGCGCCGGCAGCGGCGCGCTGGCGGCGCAGTTGCTGCAGCACCTGGGTGCGTCGCTGCGCCGCTACACCATCGTCGATGTGTCGGGCGCGCTGCGTGTCCGCCAGCAGCAGACGCTGGAGCGCTTTGGCAAGCGGGTGGCCTGGGCCGACCACCTGCCCGCGCGCATGCGCGGCGTGGTGCTGGGCAACGAGGTGCTCGACGCCATGCCGGTGCGCCTGCTGCAGCGCAGCGGCGGGCGCTGGCACGAGCGCGGCGTGGCGCTGCAGGGCGAGGCCTTCGTCTGGAGCGACCGCCCGAGCGTGCTGCGCCCGCCCGCCGAGGTCGCGGGCGAGCACGACTACCTGACCGAGATCCACCCCCAGGCCGAGGGTTTCATGCGCACCCTGGCGCAGCACCTGCAGCAGGGCGCGGCCTTCTTCATCGACTATGGCTTCCCCGAGGCCGAGTACTATCACCCGCAGCGCGACCAGGGCACGCTGGTGTGCCACCGCGCCCACCGGGTGGACGCCGAGCCGCTGCGGGACGTGGGGCTCAAGGACATCACCGCGCACCTGAATTTCACCGGCCTGGCGCTGGCGGCGCAGGAAGCGGGGCTGCAGGTGCTGGGCTACACCAGCCAGGCGCATTTCCTGATGAACAACGGCTTTCTATCGAATTTGGAGCAGCTCACGCAGGTGCAGCAAGCGCCAGCGCTCAAATTGGTGCTGGAACACGAAATGGGCGAACTGTTCAAGGTGCTGGCGCTCGGCGCGGGCCCGGCCTGGCAGCCGCGCGGCTTTGCCGCGGGTGACCGCAGCCACCGGCTGTAG
- a CDS encoding DUF2905 family protein has product MVRWLIVVFLALMFINGLAPLLRRLGLGRLPGDFEFRLFGRQWSVPLASTVLLSLLLSWLVRWL; this is encoded by the coding sequence ATGGTGCGCTGGTTGATCGTCGTCTTTCTCGCGCTGATGTTCATCAACGGCCTGGCGCCGCTGCTGCGCCGCCTCGGCCTGGGGCGCCTGCCGGGCGACTTCGAGTTCCGCCTGTTCGGGCGCCAGTGGTCGGTGCCGCTGGCCAGCACCGTGCTGCTGAGCCTGTTGCTGAGCTGGCTGGTGCGCTGGCTGTGA
- the trxC gene encoding thioredoxin TrxC, which yields MSTPSALHIVCPHCHTTNRVQAGDQAKASDCGQCHRPLFEGEPLELDAGSFDKHLARNQIALVVDFWAPWCGPCLQMAPFFHEAAIALEPQARLAKLDTEAQPQIAARYGIRSIPTMIVFKGGQEVARTSGAMATEGITRWIRSVL from the coding sequence ATGTCCACACCCTCAGCGCTGCACATCGTCTGCCCCCACTGCCACACCACCAACCGCGTCCAGGCGGGCGACCAGGCCAAGGCGTCCGACTGCGGCCAGTGCCACCGGCCGCTGTTCGAGGGCGAGCCGCTGGAGCTGGACGCCGGCAGCTTCGACAAGCACCTGGCGCGCAACCAGATTGCGCTGGTGGTCGACTTCTGGGCGCCGTGGTGCGGCCCCTGCCTGCAGATGGCACCCTTCTTTCACGAGGCGGCCATCGCGCTCGAGCCGCAGGCGCGCCTGGCCAAGCTCGATACCGAGGCGCAGCCGCAGATCGCCGCGCGCTACGGCATCCGCAGCATTCCGACCATGATCGTCTTCAAGGGCGGCCAGGAGGTGGCGCGCACCTCGGGCGCGATGGCCACCGAGGGCATCACGCGCTGGATCCGCTCGGTGCTCTGA
- a CDS encoding multifunctional CCA addition/repair protein, with protein sequence MQIYQVGGAVRDRLLGRPVHDRDWVVVGSTPEAMVAAGYLPVGRDFPVFLHPETHEEYALARTERKSGRGYRGFVVQASPDVTLAEDLARRDLTINAIAAPADWAGAEGVFDPYGGVADIRRRVLRHVGDAFVEDPVRILRVARFAARFTDFSVAPETLALMREMVAAGEVDALVPERVWQELARGLMQEQPSRMLQVLRECGALAVLLPEVDRLWGVPQRADYHPEVDTGAHLLLVLDMAARLQAPLAARFACLTHDLGKGTTPAHMLPRHLGHEGRSARLLRDVCERLRVPVDCRETADVVAREHGNIHRSLELDGAALLRLLQRCDALRRPERFADVLLACECDARGRLGFAEAPYPQRPRLAAALQVVLGVPTAAVAAQAAARGLTGSRVGEQIRKARADALRAWLDAGAAPTPTLPQRGREQER encoded by the coding sequence ATGCAGATCTACCAGGTGGGCGGCGCGGTGCGCGACCGTCTGCTCGGCCGCCCGGTGCACGACCGCGACTGGGTGGTGGTGGGCAGCACGCCCGAAGCCATGGTGGCCGCGGGCTATCTGCCGGTGGGGCGCGACTTCCCCGTCTTCCTGCACCCCGAGACGCACGAGGAGTACGCGCTGGCGCGCACCGAGCGCAAGAGCGGGCGCGGCTACCGCGGCTTCGTGGTGCAGGCTTCGCCCGACGTGACTTTGGCCGAAGACCTGGCGCGGCGCGATCTCACTATCAACGCCATAGCTGCTCCCGCAGACTGGGCGGGCGCTGAAGGCGTTTTTGATCCTTATGGCGGCGTCGCCGACATCCGCCGCCGCGTGCTGCGCCACGTGGGCGATGCCTTCGTCGAAGACCCGGTGCGCATCCTGCGGGTGGCACGTTTTGCCGCACGATTTACCGATTTTTCCGTCGCGCCCGAAACCCTGGCGCTGATGCGCGAGATGGTGGCCGCCGGCGAGGTGGACGCGCTGGTGCCCGAGCGCGTCTGGCAGGAGTTGGCGCGCGGGCTGATGCAGGAGCAGCCCTCGCGCATGCTGCAGGTGCTGCGCGAGTGCGGCGCGCTGGCCGTGCTGCTGCCCGAAGTCGATCGCCTGTGGGGTGTGCCCCAGCGCGCCGACTACCACCCCGAAGTGGACACCGGCGCCCATCTGCTGCTGGTGCTGGACATGGCAGCGCGCCTGCAAGCACCGCTCGCCGCACGCTTTGCCTGCCTGACGCACGACCTGGGCAAGGGCACGACGCCGGCGCACATGCTGCCGCGCCACCTGGGCCACGAAGGGCGCAGCGCCCGGCTGCTGCGGGACGTGTGCGAGCGCCTGCGCGTACCCGTCGACTGCCGCGAGACCGCCGACGTGGTGGCGCGCGAGCACGGCAACATCCACCGCTCGCTCGAACTCGATGGCGCGGCGCTGCTCAGGCTGCTGCAGCGCTGTGACGCGCTGCGCCGGCCCGAGCGCTTTGCCGACGTGCTGCTGGCCTGTGAATGCGACGCGCGCGGGCGCCTGGGCTTCGCCGAGGCGCCCTATCCGCAGCGCCCGCGCCTGGCCGCCGCGCTGCAGGTGGTGCTGGGGGTACCGACGGCCGCGGTGGCGGCGCAGGCAGCGGCGCGCGGACTCACGGGCTCCAGGGTGGGCGAGCAGATCCGCAAGGCGCGGGCGGATGCGCTGCGGGCATGGCTGGATGCGGGGGCGGCCCCCACCCCGACCCTCCCCCAACGGGGGAGGGAGCAAGAGCGCTGA
- a CDS encoding glutathione S-transferase family protein, whose protein sequence is MIKFYTGNKNYSSWSMRVGVLLAQAQIAHEETVLRMDGFGPDSNFKRQLRALSPTGKVPLLVDGDTTVWESLAIVEYLAERFPEKHLWPQERAARARARSVVAELHAGFGALRQHCSMSIEAHLPEVGALIWRDQAGVRADVARVVEIFSELLGRHGGPMLFGDFSIADAYYAPMCMRFATYELPLPPQAQAYVERVRQLPGVKAWVDAARAENDFLAFEEPYRLRSA, encoded by the coding sequence ATGATCAAGTTCTATACCGGCAACAAGAATTACTCCTCCTGGTCGATGCGCGTGGGCGTGCTGCTCGCGCAGGCGCAGATTGCGCACGAGGAAACCGTGCTGCGCATGGACGGCTTCGGGCCGGACTCGAACTTCAAGCGCCAGCTGCGCGCACTCAGCCCCACGGGCAAGGTGCCGCTGCTGGTCGATGGCGACACCACGGTGTGGGAATCGCTCGCCATCGTCGAATACCTCGCCGAGCGCTTTCCCGAAAAACACCTCTGGCCGCAAGAGCGCGCCGCCCGTGCCCGCGCGCGCAGCGTGGTGGCCGAGCTGCACGCCGGCTTTGGCGCGCTGCGCCAGCACTGCTCGATGAGCATAGAAGCGCACCTGCCCGAGGTGGGCGCCCTCATCTGGCGCGACCAGGCCGGCGTGCGCGCGGACGTCGCCCGGGTGGTGGAGATCTTCAGCGAGCTGCTCGGCCGCCACGGCGGACCCATGCTGTTTGGCGACTTTTCCATCGCCGACGCCTACTACGCGCCCATGTGCATGCGCTTTGCCACCTACGAGCTGCCGCTGCCGCCGCAGGCGCAAGCCTACGTCGAGCGGGTGCGGCAACTGCCGGGCGTCAAGGCCTGGGTGGACGCAGCCCGGGCCGAGAACGACTTTCTGGCGTTTGAAGAGCCCTACCGGCTGCGCAGCGCCTGA
- a CDS encoding 5-formyltetrahydrofolate cyclo-ligase yields the protein MDKAATRKRLVAERQAMADRPARADALQQVLRFWLVDRPDTVIGAYWPIKGEFDPLPALHRWKEDGELLHESRRRRIGLPVIDKRHKTLAFHAWYPGCPMEEDAYGIPKPKDTELLQPTLLFVPCVGYGPGGYRLGYGGGFYDRTLAQLAPRPFTVGLGYTQGYLDDFTPEAHDQPLDAILNDNGVVWPM from the coding sequence ATGGACAAGGCAGCCACACGCAAGCGCCTGGTGGCCGAGCGCCAGGCCATGGCCGATCGCCCCGCGCGCGCCGACGCGCTGCAGCAGGTGCTGCGCTTCTGGCTGGTCGATCGGCCCGACACCGTGATCGGCGCCTACTGGCCGATCAAGGGCGAGTTCGATCCGCTGCCCGCGCTGCACCGCTGGAAGGAAGACGGCGAGCTGCTCCATGAATCCCGGCGCCGGCGCATCGGCCTGCCGGTGATCGACAAGCGGCACAAGACGCTGGCCTTTCACGCCTGGTACCCGGGCTGCCCGATGGAAGAAGACGCCTACGGCATCCCCAAGCCCAAGGACACCGAGCTGCTGCAGCCGACGCTGCTCTTCGTGCCCTGCGTGGGCTATGGGCCCGGCGGCTACCGGCTGGGCTATGGCGGGGGCTTCTACGACCGCACGCTGGCCCAGCTTGCGCCGCGCCCCTTCACCGTCGGCCTGGGCTACACCCAGGGCTATCTGGACGACTTCACGCCCGAGGCGCACGACCAGCCGCTGGACGCCATCCTGAACGACAACGGCGTGGTCTGGCCGATGTGA
- a CDS encoding lytic transglycosylase domain-containing protein, which yields MKIHRILTPLIAALALAFALPATAQNAADEVLLTMQKAFRKGDRAQLAALLPQASGHPLEPWAAYWELRARLEEASEDEVQAFFRRWQGSYVEDRLRNDWLLILGQRRDWQRFADTLPAFRMRDDRDVRCYALLVEHLEGHAPADAGAQVLANWQAQRRSSDGCARAAAQLLADGRIRPIDVWRKARLGAESSRVAQAREAVQVVAPELLAQMGQALAAPTKYLTLGSGGKGTAAKGKGAKRKVAPVHREAQTQPSELVTLALVRLAMSNYTGAARLLGDTWSGHLSAEQRNWVWGAIGRQAALSLSMDAMAYFAKVTREADLSDDMLAWKARAALRAGDWKQVARGIDAMDEATRADSTWVYWRARALLAGQPSPEERARAQALYARIAGTSGFYEQLALEETGAHIAVPAPPAPPTAEEKAAARANPGLNRGLYAILIGLRGEGVREWNYSTNLHTPGGMNDRELLAAAEFACAQEVWDRCINTSERTKGFIDVRQRFPMPFHDAVLRRTREIGLDAAYVYGLVRQESRFIMDARSHVGASGLMQVMPATARWTAKKIGLEGFSTDQLNDQDTNIAIGTAYLKLALDDFDDSLPLAAAAYNAGPGRPRAWRNGPVLEAAIWAENVPFNETRDYVKKVLANTVNYAAILTGQPQSLKERLGKIGPRDAQRPEREPDLP from the coding sequence ATGAAAATCCATCGCATTCTGACACCGCTGATCGCCGCATTGGCGCTCGCTTTCGCCCTTCCCGCCACCGCCCAGAACGCTGCCGACGAGGTCTTGCTGACCATGCAAAAGGCCTTTCGCAAGGGCGACCGCGCGCAACTGGCCGCGCTGCTGCCGCAGGCCAGCGGCCATCCGCTTGAACCGTGGGCCGCGTACTGGGAGCTGCGCGCCCGCCTTGAAGAGGCGAGCGAGGACGAGGTGCAGGCCTTTTTCCGCCGCTGGCAGGGCAGCTACGTGGAAGACCGCTTGCGCAACGACTGGCTGCTGATCCTGGGCCAGCGGCGCGACTGGCAGCGCTTTGCCGACACCCTGCCCGCCTTCCGCATGCGCGACGACCGCGACGTGCGCTGCTATGCGCTGCTGGTGGAGCACCTGGAGGGCCACGCGCCCGCCGATGCCGGCGCGCAGGTGCTGGCCAACTGGCAGGCCCAGCGGCGCAGCAGCGACGGTTGCGCGCGCGCGGCCGCACAGCTGCTGGCCGATGGCCGGATCCGGCCGATCGACGTCTGGCGCAAGGCGCGCCTGGGCGCCGAAAGCAGCCGCGTGGCCCAGGCGCGCGAGGCGGTGCAGGTGGTCGCGCCCGAACTGCTGGCGCAAATGGGCCAGGCGCTGGCCGCGCCCACCAAATACCTGACACTGGGCAGCGGCGGCAAGGGCACGGCGGCCAAGGGCAAGGGCGCCAAACGCAAGGTGGCGCCAGTGCACAGGGAGGCGCAGACGCAGCCGAGCGAACTCGTCACGCTCGCGCTGGTGCGCCTGGCGATGAGCAACTACACCGGCGCGGCGCGCCTGCTCGGTGATACCTGGAGTGGGCACCTGAGCGCCGAGCAGCGCAACTGGGTCTGGGGCGCGATCGGCAGGCAGGCGGCGCTGTCGCTGTCCATGGATGCGATGGCCTACTTCGCCAAGGTCACGCGCGAAGCGGACCTGAGCGACGACATGCTCGCCTGGAAGGCCCGCGCCGCGCTGCGCGCCGGCGACTGGAAGCAGGTGGCGCGCGGCATCGACGCCATGGACGAGGCCACGCGCGCCGACAGCACCTGGGTGTACTGGCGCGCGCGGGCCCTGCTGGCGGGCCAGCCCTCGCCCGAGGAGCGCGCGCGCGCCCAGGCCTTGTATGCCCGCATTGCCGGCACCAGCGGTTTCTATGAACAGCTCGCCTTGGAGGAAACCGGTGCGCACATCGCCGTGCCCGCGCCGCCCGCGCCCCCCACCGCCGAAGAAAAAGCCGCCGCGCGCGCCAACCCGGGGCTGAACCGGGGCCTGTACGCCATCCTGATCGGCCTGCGCGGCGAGGGGGTGCGCGAATGGAACTACAGCACCAATCTGCACACGCCCGGCGGCATGAACGACCGCGAACTGCTGGCGGCGGCCGAGTTCGCCTGTGCGCAAGAAGTCTGGGACCGCTGCATCAACACCAGCGAGCGCACCAAGGGGTTCATCGACGTGCGCCAGCGCTTTCCCATGCCGTTTCACGACGCGGTGCTGCGCCGCACCCGCGAGATCGGGCTGGACGCCGCCTACGTCTACGGCCTGGTGCGCCAGGAAAGCCGCTTCATCATGGACGCGCGCTCGCACGTCGGCGCCTCGGGCCTGATGCAGGTCATGCCCGCCACCGCGCGCTGGACGGCAAAAAAAATCGGGTTGGAAGGCTTCAGCACCGACCAGCTCAACGACCAGGACACCAACATCGCCATCGGCACCGCCTACCTCAAGCTGGCGCTGGACGACTTCGACGATTCCCTGCCGCTGGCCGCCGCCGCCTACAACGCCGGGCCCGGGCGCCCGCGCGCCTGGCGCAACGGCCCGGTGCTGGAAGCGGCCATCTGGGCCGAGAACGTGCCCTTCAATGAAACGCGCGACTACGTCAAGAAGGTGCTGGCCAATACGGTGAACTACGCGGCCATCCTCACCGGGCAGCCGCAGTCGCTGAAGGAGCGCTTGGGCAAGATCGGGCCGCGTGATGCGCAGCGGCCGGAGAGGGAGCCGGACTTGCCGTGA
- a CDS encoding IPTL-CTERM sorting domain-containing protein: MKISDAGSLTKNKLRRWLSCLFKRGAVHAAWGLALLVAPLAHAGFTNGGFETGDFTGWTVKSYERTALLAQVPPRNIADLNLGAVADNGFTQILTGSSSAPTAVPNAPTIGYPRWGSYLARVNNVGDKSPSRQASSIEQTALMTQADVDPIDHKVHVRFGMAPVLFNPSGHAPNDQPFFYVEVVNVNKNGSDKTLFSTFNYANQPGAPWQGTVGGYLWTDWSAFDIAPGEGLLDPGDTVRIIVFASNCYAGGNTHEARVYLDSVGAFMAGLTVAATGPSTTKPSENITYTYNYANNSGVYAADAKVRVALPITEDNKVTSYVSTNGTCTGPHAGTAPRQNYLECDVGSLNNGQTGSFEVTYLVPATAVTSGPNAVLNNGDYSISATDVSAFQGPMVKTDIVGSGTTMTDLAVTISNGGVVSYLPNDLVNYTVTVENKSGATVPGDVSWTLKGVGACADITTMPGGAACSDASGNPVITFSTSSLAAGTSEVFTVTAVAQTAGTPVNAVVSVTPNGATDSDTSNNTAGTNTPVNAAQQEVTANTGGTGLGHILAVPAALACGDAITACDATGTTKAVGVGDEVRLTPVAHPGSLFTGWTGCTSVVGDVCVVTVGATDVTATAQFTKAYLVTPTLLTGGSMTPAVPKQVVDGGSTVYNITPDAGKTTYILPPPSGAACSGTLDTGVTPNTYTVTPVTADCGFTVAFSVEETSSVTGGNGTITPLGATGPLVPGSNSTVYALTPDAGYTPVVDGTCKGVFDGAANTYTVTDATADCTVIASFTNDPVTVTSSTSGGHGGIDTTGTINLPNGGSRTYTFTPDAGYYPMVTGNCPGTLVGNTYTVSPVTANCAFNVTFSSTTVDITATVTGGVGTLTPPGTTTVAQGGGQSYTATPGGGSVTVFEDSSTCPGVRSGNVYNVTGATANCSVNAKFVAAAAAVTVTTTVPGGHGTVTTPGQDGAGNTVLAIGDVRTWTVTPDTGYIPQVQSSTCAPAGTLSTTAPYTYTLTAAANCAVTFAFAPVAGAASIPTLSEWGLIILSILIGLFVLGMRRRRMI, from the coding sequence ATGAAAATTTCAGATGCGGGGTCATTGACGAAGAACAAACTGCGTCGTTGGTTGTCTTGCTTGTTCAAGAGGGGCGCCGTGCACGCTGCGTGGGGGCTGGCGCTGCTGGTTGCGCCGCTGGCGCATGCCGGGTTCACCAACGGCGGCTTCGAGACTGGCGACTTCACGGGCTGGACAGTCAAGAGCTATGAGCGCACTGCACTGCTGGCCCAAGTACCGCCCCGGAACATAGCGGATCTCAATTTGGGCGCGGTGGCGGACAACGGGTTTACGCAAATCCTGACGGGTTCGTCCAGCGCACCCACCGCCGTGCCGAATGCCCCCACCATCGGTTACCCGCGATGGGGCAGCTATCTGGCCAGAGTGAACAACGTAGGGGACAAAAGCCCCAGCAGGCAGGCTAGTTCCATTGAGCAGACGGCTTTGATGACCCAGGCCGACGTAGACCCCATTGACCACAAAGTCCATGTGCGCTTTGGCATGGCCCCGGTGCTATTCAATCCCTCGGGTCATGCTCCTAACGATCAACCGTTCTTTTATGTCGAAGTCGTCAACGTCAACAAGAATGGCAGCGACAAGACGCTTTTCAGCACCTTCAACTACGCCAATCAGCCCGGTGCCCCCTGGCAAGGTACTGTAGGGGGCTATCTCTGGACGGATTGGAGCGCTTTTGATATCGCCCCTGGCGAAGGTTTGCTGGATCCCGGGGACACCGTTCGCATCATCGTTTTTGCATCCAATTGCTATGCGGGCGGGAACACGCATGAGGCGCGTGTCTATCTGGATTCCGTGGGCGCTTTCATGGCGGGCCTGACGGTGGCCGCTACCGGCCCATCAACCACAAAGCCGAGCGAAAACATCACCTACACCTATAACTATGCCAACAACAGCGGTGTTTACGCTGCGGATGCCAAGGTGCGGGTGGCATTGCCGATTACGGAAGACAACAAGGTGACGTCCTACGTATCTACCAACGGAACGTGTACCGGCCCACACGCGGGTACGGCTCCTCGGCAAAACTACCTGGAATGTGATGTGGGAAGCCTCAACAATGGCCAGACCGGCAGTTTTGAGGTGACTTATCTGGTGCCCGCGACTGCGGTTACCAGCGGCCCCAATGCGGTGCTGAACAATGGCGACTACAGCATCAGCGCGACGGACGTCAGCGCTTTCCAGGGGCCGATGGTGAAGACGGATATCGTGGGCTCAGGCACCACCATGACGGATTTGGCCGTGACCATCAGCAACGGTGGCGTGGTGTCTTATCTGCCCAACGACCTTGTGAACTACACCGTCACGGTGGAGAACAAGAGCGGCGCTACCGTGCCGGGCGACGTCAGTTGGACGCTCAAGGGTGTTGGTGCATGTGCCGACATCACTACGATGCCAGGAGGCGCAGCGTGCAGCGATGCGAGCGGCAATCCGGTGATCACCTTCAGCACCAGTTCGCTCGCCGCAGGCACTAGCGAGGTCTTTACCGTGACTGCTGTAGCGCAGACGGCGGGGACGCCGGTCAATGCGGTGGTCAGCGTCACGCCGAACGGCGCGACCGACAGCGATACGAGCAACAACACTGCTGGTACGAATACGCCAGTGAATGCAGCCCAGCAGGAGGTAACGGCAAATACAGGCGGCACCGGCTTGGGCCACATCTTGGCCGTGCCTGCTGCGCTGGCCTGCGGTGATGCCATCACGGCGTGCGATGCCACGGGCACCACCAAGGCGGTGGGTGTGGGTGACGAGGTGCGCCTGACCCCCGTGGCCCATCCGGGTTCGCTGTTCACCGGCTGGACGGGGTGTACCTCCGTTGTCGGCGATGTGTGTGTGGTGACGGTCGGCGCTACCGACGTGACCGCCACGGCGCAGTTCACCAAGGCCTATCTCGTCACGCCGACGCTGCTGACCGGGGGTAGCATGACGCCCGCCGTGCCGAAGCAGGTGGTCGATGGCGGATCGACGGTCTACAACATCACGCCCGATGCGGGCAAGACGACCTACATCCTGCCGCCCCCGTCCGGCGCAGCCTGCTCCGGCACCCTCGACACCGGCGTCACGCCGAACACCTATACCGTCACCCCCGTGACCGCCGATTGCGGCTTCACGGTGGCGTTCAGCGTCGAGGAGACGTCGTCGGTCACGGGCGGCAACGGCACCATCACCCCGCTGGGCGCCACCGGCCCGTTGGTTCCCGGCAGCAACAGCACGGTGTACGCCCTGACGCCAGATGCCGGCTACACCCCGGTGGTGGACGGCACCTGCAAGGGAGTGTTCGACGGCGCCGCCAACACCTACACGGTGACCGATGCCACCGCAGACTGCACGGTGATCGCCTCGTTCACCAACGATCCGGTCACGGTCACGTCCTCCACCTCGGGCGGGCACGGCGGCATTGACACCACCGGTACCATCAACCTGCCCAACGGCGGTTCGCGCACCTATACCTTCACGCCGGACGCGGGCTATTACCCGATGGTGACCGGCAACTGCCCGGGCACGCTGGTGGGCAATACCTACACCGTCAGCCCGGTCACGGCCAACTGCGCCTTCAACGTGACGTTCTCCAGCACCACCGTGGACATCACCGCCACGGTGACGGGCGGCGTAGGCACGCTCACGCCGCCGGGCACGACCACGGTGGCGCAGGGCGGCGGCCAGTCCTACACCGCAACGCCCGGCGGCGGCAGCGTGACGGTGTTCGAGGACTCGTCCACCTGCCCCGGCGTGCGCTCGGGCAACGTCTACAACGTGACCGGCGCCACCGCCAACTGCTCGGTGAACGCGAAGTTCGTCGCCGCCGCTGCCGCCGTGACCGTGACCACGACCGTGCCCGGCGGCCACGGCACGGTGACCACGCCGGGCCAGGACGGGGCGGGCAACACGGTGCTGGCGATTGGCGACGTGCGCACGTGGACGGTCACGCCAGACACGGGCTACATCCCGCAGGTGCAGAGTTCCACCTGCGCGCCCGCTGGCACGCTCAGCACGACGGCGCCTTACACCTATACGCTGACGGCCGCGGCCAACTGCGCGGTGACGTTCGCCTTCGCCCCCGTGGCGGGGGCAGCGTCCATCCCGACGCTGAGCGAATGGGGTCTGATCATCCTGTCTATCCTGATCGGTTTGTTCGTCTTGGGCATGCGTCGCCGCCGGATGATCTGA
- a CDS encoding DUF3617 domain-containing protein has product MHWFRSCLLLGIVAGSLHGIVSTAQPKAGEPLPARQAGLWEVTLRSDDLQLKRRGQAKAQPQTVRMCTDANAEPVMLFAIVPGQENCREVTTTRRSAEAGGGWDIHSVCFVHDNLVEMRMQLTGDLRTAYQGSFNVTFRDTPMNNTGRMLFEGRKLGACLAQQRAGDMVLPNGITVNVVDDRRRAEAHGEHGH; this is encoded by the coding sequence ATGCATTGGTTTCGATCCTGTTTGCTGCTGGGTATCGTCGCAGGAAGCCTTCATGGCATCGTGTCTACTGCGCAGCCGAAAGCGGGTGAACCTCTGCCCGCGCGCCAAGCCGGCCTGTGGGAGGTGACGCTGCGCAGCGATGATCTGCAGCTCAAACGCCGGGGCCAGGCCAAGGCGCAGCCGCAGACGGTGCGCATGTGTACCGATGCCAATGCCGAGCCGGTGATGCTGTTTGCCATCGTGCCAGGGCAGGAGAACTGCCGCGAAGTCACGACTACCCGCCGCAGTGCCGAGGCGGGCGGAGGCTGGGACATTCACAGCGTCTGCTTCGTGCACGACAACCTGGTGGAGATGCGGATGCAACTGACCGGTGATTTGCGCACGGCCTATCAGGGATCGTTCAATGTCACCTTCCGCGATACGCCCATGAACAATACCGGTCGCATGTTGTTTGAAGGCCGCAAATTGGGTGCTTGCCTGGCGCAGCAGCGCGCGGGGGACATGGTGCTGCCCAACGGCATCACGGTCAATGTGGTGGACGATCGCCGCCGCGCCGAAGCGCACGGCGAACATGGGCATTGA